In Mercurialis annua linkage group LG5, ddMerAnnu1.2, whole genome shotgun sequence, a single genomic region encodes these proteins:
- the LOC126683244 gene encoding L-ascorbate oxidase homolog, with translation MVAILSWQLLCLSAIFSSFLIASSEDPYIFLDWNVTYGDIYPLGVKQQGILINGQFPGPDIYSVTNNNLIINVHNSLPEPFLISWNGVQQRRNSYQDGVYGTTCPIPPGKNFTYTLQVKDQIGSFFYFPSLAFHKAAGGFGGIRILSRSVIPVPFDEPAGDFTLLIGDWYKCNHTKLKAILDRGHRLPFPDGILINGQGPNATTLSFEPGKTYRLRISNVGLQNSLNFRIQGHKMKLVEVEGTHTVQTSYSSLDVHLGQSYSVLVTADQSAQDYYIVVSTRFTNKLLTTVGTLHYTNSAKKVSGPLPGGPTTQIDWSLNQARSIRTNLTASGPRPNPQGSYHYGLINITRTMKLESSAGQVNGQQRYGINSVSFVAADTPLKLADYFKIGGVFRVGSISDYPTGKKMYHDTAVMGADFRAFVEIVFQNHENIVQSWHLDGYSFWVVGMDGGVWTPASRGQYNLQDAVSRCTTQVYPRSWTAIYVALDNVGMWNVRTEFWARQYLGQQFYLRVYSPVMSLRDEYPIPKNALLCGRANGKPTRPL, from the exons atggTTGCTATCTTAAGTTGGCAACTATTGTGTCTCTCTGCTATTTTTTCTAGCTTCCTCATTGCAAGTTCTGAGGATCCTTACATATTTTTGGACTGGAATGTTACCTACGGCGACATTTATCCGTTAGGCGTAAAGCAGCAG GGGATTCTTATCAATGGACAATTTCCAGGGCCGGATATATATTCTGTTACTAACAATAATCTTATCATAAATGTGCATAATAGCTTGCCGGAGCCTTTTCTCATTTCATG GAATGGGGTACAACAGAGGAGAAATTCATATCAAGATGGTGTATATGGAACAACTTGTCCAATCCCTCCAGGCAAGAATTTCACTTACACATTACAAGTCAAAGATCAAATTGGTAGCTTCTTCTACTTCCCATCTCTTGCCTTCCACAAGGCAGCTGGTGGCTTCGGCGGCATCAGAATCCTTAGCAGGTCGGTGATTCCGGTTCCGTTCGACGAACCTGCCGGGGATTTTACTCTTCTTATTGGAGATTGGTACAAATGCAACCACACG AAATTGAAGGCCATTTTAGATCGTGGTCACAGGCTTCCTTTCCCAGATGGAATTTTGATCAATGGTCAAGGACCTAATGCTACAACTCTATCATTTGAACCAG GGAAAACATACAGGCTAAGAATATCAAATGTGGGGCTgcaaaattctctaaattttcGCATTCAAGGACACAAAATGAAGCTGGTTGAAGTAGAAGGAACCCACACAGTGCAGACAAGCTATTCTTCATTGGACGTTCATCTAGGCCAATCCTACTCAGTTTTAGTCACAGCTGATCAGTCAGCTCAAGACTACTACATTGTTGTCTCAACTAGGTTCACCAATAAACTCCTTACCACCGTTGGTACACTTCATTACACCAACTCCGCGAAGAAGGTTTCCGGTCCACTTCCCGGTGGACCCACCACCCAGATCGATTGGTCTCTCAATCAGGCTCGCTCCATTAG GACAAATCTTACAGCAAGCGGACCAAGGCCAAATCCTCAAGGATCATACCATTACGGACTAATAAACATTACTAGAACAATGAAGCTAGAGAGCTCAGCTGGTCAAGTAAATGGGCAGCAAAGATATGGAATCAACAGTGTGTCATTTGTGGCAGCTGATACTCCGCTTAAGCTTGCTGATTACTTCAAAATCGGAGGCGTTTTTCGAGTTGGAAGCATTTCAGATTATCCGACAGGCAAGAAAATGTATCATGACACTGCTGTTATGGGTGCTGATTTTCGAGCTTTCGTTGAGATCGTTTTCCAGAATCATGAGAACATCGTCCAGAGCTGGCATCTTGATGGATACTCGTTCTGGGTTGTCGG GATGGATGGAGGAGTGTGGACACCGGCTAGTCGTGGTCAATACAATCTCCAAGACGCGGTTTCACGTTGCACCACACAG GTGTATCCAAGGTCATGGACAGCAATATATGTAGCACTTGATAATGTAGGAATGTGGAACGTGAGGACTGAATTCTGGGCAAGGCAATATCTTGGACAGCAGTTTTATTTGCGGGTTTACTCACCTGTCATGTCTCTTCGAGATGAGTATCCGATTCCGAAGAATGCCCTTCTTTGTGGCAGGGCTAATGGCAAACCTACTAGACCTTTGTAA
- the LOC126679993 gene encoding uncharacterized protein LOC126679993, whose translation MHAKTDSEGTSVDTTWPPRSPPRRPIYYVQSPSNHDVEKMSYGSSPTGSPPHHYYHCSPIHHSRESSTSRFSASLKNPKNVAAWKHIQLNPHRHGGQNDGDGDDDEEMVGHYYSHGSGHNVRLYVCGFLFFVLLFGLFCLILWGASKAYEPQVLVKNIIFESFNVQAGNDETGVPTDMLSLNSTVKIHYRNPATFFAVHVTSTPIELHYYQLRIASGQMKKFTQSRKSERKVTMVVHSSQIPLYGGIPLLATAQKHIEKVAVPLNLTFVMRSRAYILGRLVKSKFYTRVRCPVTLHGNGLGKPHNLTHSCVYH comes from the exons ATGCATGCCAAAACAGACTCCGAAGGAACAAGCGTAGACACCACATGGCCGCCGCGGTCACCGCCGCGACGACCGATATACTACGTCCAAAGCCCATCAAATCACGACGTAGAAAAAATGTCATACGGCTCCAGCCCAACCGGTTCACCGCCGCACCATTACTACCACTGCTCTCCCATTCATCACTCCCGTGAGTCGTCCACTTCTCGATTCTCTGCCTCTCTCAAGAACCCTAAAAACGTTGCTGCTTGGAAACATATACAGCTTAATCCCCATCGTCACGGTGGTCAAAATGACGGCGACGGCGACGATGATGAAGAGATGGTGGGGCATTATTACAGCCATGGGTCTGGTCATAATGTTAGACTGTATGTTTGTGGGTTCTTGTTCTTTGTTTTGCTGTTTGGTCTGTTTTGTTTGATTCTTTGGGGTGCCAGCAAAGCTTATGAACCTCAAGTTTTGGTTAAG AACATTATATTCGAGAGCTTCAATGTACAAGCGGGAAATGATGAGACAGGAGTACCAACAGACATGCTTTCCTTGAATTCGACGGTGAAGATTCATTACAGAAACCCAGCAACATTCTTCGCCGTCCACGTCACCTCAACCCCAATAGAACTTCACTATTACCAACTCAGAATCGCCTCAGGACAG ATGAAGAAGTTTACTCAATCAAGGAAGAGTGAGAGGAAAGTGACGATGGTAGTGCATTCTTCTCAAATTCCCTTGTATGGTGGCATACCGCTTCTTGCTACCGCGCAAAAACACATCGAGAAAGTAGCGGTTCCTCTGAACCTAACATTTGTTATGAGGTCTAGAGCCTATATTCTGGGCAGATTGGTTAAGTCCAAATTCTATACGCGAGTTAGATGTCCGGTTACCCTCCATGGAAACGGACTAGGGAAACCTCATAATTTGACGCATTCATGTGTTTACCATTga